Proteins encoded by one window of Caminicella sporogenes DSM 14501:
- the recF gene encoding DNA replication/repair protein RecF (All proteins in this family for which functions are known are DNA-binding proteins that assist the filamentation of RecA onto DNA for the initiation of recombination or recombinational repair.) produces the protein MFISRIRLKNFRNYDDLDIKLNDRLNIFVGNNAQGKTNILESIYLSGFGKSFRTNKDRDIIKMDKDMAYIKIEGQKRYGDISIEMRFWKNRKKEIKVNSLSLIKLSDILGNLNIVIFSPEDLKLIKEGPSERRKFVDREICQINKRYCHSLISYNRVLYQRNNLLKKIKYDRKLINTIDIWNEELVKFGTEVILKRREFINRISSLSRLMHRKITDGKENLEVKYLSNIGIKNKDGFNEIYKNFIEKIEKNIEKDIDRGFTGVGPHKDDLGLYVNNIDIRNFGSQGQQRTVALSLKLSELEIGKAEIGEYPILLLDDVMSELDINRQKFLMKSLKNVQTFITITEIPEIMIPLVQEGFIFEISKGKVKKR, from the coding sequence GTGTTTATAAGCAGAATAAGGTTAAAAAATTTTAGAAATTATGATGATTTAGATATAAAGCTTAATGATAGATTGAACATCTTTGTAGGTAATAATGCACAAGGAAAGACAAATATTTTAGAATCTATATATTTATCTGGTTTTGGAAAGTCATTTAGAACAAATAAAGATAGAGATATTATAAAAATGGATAAAGATATGGCTTACATAAAAATTGAAGGTCAGAAACGGTATGGAGATATTTCTATTGAAATGAGATTTTGGAAAAATAGAAAAAAAGAAATAAAGGTAAATAGTCTCAGTTTAATAAAGCTTTCAGATATTTTGGGTAATTTAAATATAGTTATTTTTTCTCCAGAAGATTTAAAATTGATAAAAGAAGGACCTTCAGAAAGAAGAAAATTTGTTGATAGAGAAATATGCCAGATAAATAAGAGATATTGTCATAGTTTAATTTCGTATAATAGAGTTTTATATCAGAGAAATAATTTACTAAAGAAGATAAAATATGATAGAAAGCTTATAAATACTATAGACATTTGGAACGAAGAATTGGTTAAATTTGGAACAGAAGTTATATTAAAGAGAAGAGAGTTTATCAATAGAATAAGTTCATTGAGTAGATTAATGCATAGAAAAATTACGGATGGTAAGGAAAATTTAGAGGTAAAATATTTAAGTAATATAGGTATAAAAAACAAAGATGGTTTTAATGAAATTTATAAAAATTTTATAGAAAAAATAGAGAAGAATATAGAAAAAGATATAGATAGAGGTTTTACTGGAGTGGGTCCTCATAAAGATGATTTAGGATTATATGTAAACAATATAGATATAAGGAATTTTGGTTCTCAAGGACAGCAGAGAACGGTAGCTTTGTCTTTGAAACTTTCAGAACTTGAGATAGGCAAGGCAGAAATAGGAGAATATCCAATACTTTTATTAGATGATGTAATGTCTGAACTAGATATAAATAGGCAAAAATTTCTAATGAAGAGTCTTAAAAATGTTCAAACGTTTATTACCATAACTGAAATACCTGAGATAATGATACCATTAGTTCAGGAAGGTTTTATTTTTGAAATATCAAAGGGAAAAGTCAAGAAAAGGTAG
- the dnaN gene encoding DNA polymerase III subunit beta, which yields MKIICSQKKLSTAVNIVQKAVSTKTTLPILKGILLEAKNDKLKLVGNDLDIGIEHEIDTKIIREGSIVISSRIFGDIVRKLPDSDVEIDIDDNNNVYIKCGHSDFKLVGQPALEFPELPYVEEENTCIIDQDLLRNMIRQTIFATSQDETRPILTGALIEILNNNISMVAIDGYRLALRRAFIDTDIQNKAVIPSKTLNEINRILGSESDGNVYISFTDKHILFKIDETRIISRLLEGEFINYEQIIPREYKSKVRVNTKELLNSIERASLLAKEGKNNLIKFSIRDDFMNISSNVEIGSVNEEVAIELEGEDIDIGFNSKYLLEALKVMDSEEINLEFTTSVSPCIMKPADNENYIYLVLPVRLSK from the coding sequence ATGAAAATAATTTGTTCTCAGAAAAAATTATCTACAGCAGTAAATATAGTTCAAAAAGCTGTATCAACAAAAACAACACTTCCTATATTAAAAGGTATTCTATTAGAAGCAAAAAATGACAAACTAAAATTAGTAGGTAATGATTTAGATATAGGTATAGAACATGAAATAGATACCAAAATAATTAGAGAAGGCTCGATAGTTATTTCATCAAGAATATTTGGAGATATAGTAAGAAAACTACCAGATTCTGATGTAGAAATAGATATTGATGACAATAATAATGTATATATAAAGTGTGGACATTCTGATTTTAAATTAGTAGGACAACCTGCATTAGAATTTCCAGAGCTTCCTTATGTAGAAGAGGAAAATACTTGTATAATAGATCAAGATTTACTTAGAAATATGATAAGACAGACTATTTTTGCAACATCTCAAGATGAAACAAGACCTATTCTTACTGGAGCATTAATTGAAATATTAAATAATAATATATCTATGGTCGCTATTGATGGCTATAGATTGGCTTTAAGAAGGGCTTTCATAGATACAGACATTCAAAATAAGGCAGTTATTCCTAGTAAAACTTTAAATGAAATTAACAGGATATTGGGTAGTGAATCTGATGGTAATGTTTATATTTCTTTTACTGATAAACATATATTGTTTAAAATTGATGAAACAAGAATAATTTCTCGTTTATTAGAAGGTGAATTTATAAATTATGAACAAATAATACCGAGAGAATATAAATCTAAAGTTAGAGTAAATACTAAGGAATTATTAAATAGTATAGAAAGAGCATCACTACTGGCAAAAGAAGGAAAGAACAATTTGATTAAGTTTTCAATAAGAGATGATTTTATGAATATAAGTTCAAATGTTGAGATAGGGAGTGTTAATGAAGAAGTAGCTATCGAACTTGAAGGTGAAGATATAGATATAGGTTTTAATTCAAAATATCTGTTAGAAGCTTTAAAAGTTATGGATAGTGAAGAGATAAATTTAGAATTTACTACTAGTGTGAGCCCTTGTATAATGAAGCCAGCTGACAATGAAAATTATATTTATTTAGTACTGCCAGTTAGACTTTCTAAGTAA
- the yidD gene encoding membrane protein insertion efficiency factor YidD translates to MKEILILIIKGYRKYISPLKRPSCRFYPTCSQYALDAINKYGAFKGLKLALIRILKCHPFHPGGYDPLK, encoded by the coding sequence ATGAAAGAGATTTTAATATTAATTATAAAGGGTTACAGAAAATATATATCTCCTTTAAAAAGACCAAGTTGTAGATTTTATCCAACATGTTCTCAGTATGCATTAGATGCTATAAATAAATATGGAGCATTTAAAGGATTAAAATTAGCTTTAATTAGAATATTAAAGTGTCATCCTTTTCATCCAGGTGGATATGACCCTTTGAAATAA
- the gyrA gene encoding DNA gyrase subunit A — MEGSREKIVQIDISDEMKKSYIDYAMSVIVSRALPDVRDGLKPVHRRILYAMNELGLSPDKPYRKSARIVGDVLGKYHPHGDSSVYDAMVRLAQEFSTRYMLVDGHGNFGSIDGDSAAAMRYTEARLTKLSVEMLRDIDKDTIDFAPNFDETLKEPVVLPSKFPNLLVNGSSGIAVGMSTSIPPHNLKEVIDAAIKMIDDPDTDIEDLIGIIKGPDFPTGAIIMGKDSIKEAYRKGKGRITVRAKVEIEDIGKGKQAIIVNEIPYQVNKSKLIEGIAELVKNKKIEGITDLRDESDRRGIRVVIELKKDVNPNVVLNKLYKHSQLQTTFSIIMIALVDGQPKLLNLYDMLKYYLKHQKEVVTRRTKYELKKAEDRAHILEGLRIALDNIDAIIKLIRSSKNVGEAKKGLMENFNLTEVQAGAILDMRLQKLTGLEREKIDSEYEELIKRISRFKEILANERLLLNIIKEELIEIREKYKDERRTMISIKEDEIDIEDLIAEEEVVITLTHFGYIKRVPADTYRSQKRGGKGIAGLSTREEDFVKHIFATSTHNYILFFTNYGKVYRLKAYEIPEAKRQAKGTNIVNLLYLEPGEKITAVIPIKKFSKKGYLVMVTKKGMIKKCELSQFDTSRKTGLIAISLKEEDELISVKATDGNKELILVTAHAMAIRFSEEDVRNMGRTAMGVKGINLKDDDYVVDMSLVDEGNDLLVVSEKGFGKRTPLEEYRVQSRGGKGIKTYNINEKTGKLVGAKVVNENDDIMLINTSGIVIRLEVKGISRLSRTTMGVTLMKVDENNNIASIAKITEEIDEQ, encoded by the coding sequence ATGGAAGGAAGTAGAGAAAAAATAGTACAAATAGATATTTCCGATGAAATGAAAAAATCATATATAGATTATGCAATGAGCGTAATAGTTAGCAGAGCCCTTCCCGATGTAAGAGATGGATTAAAACCTGTTCATAGAAGAATACTTTATGCAATGAACGAATTAGGTTTATCTCCAGATAAACCTTATAGAAAATCTGCTCGTATAGTCGGAGATGTATTAGGTAAATACCATCCGCATGGAGATAGTTCTGTTTATGATGCAATGGTAAGACTTGCTCAAGAATTTTCAACTAGATATATGCTTGTTGATGGACATGGAAACTTTGGTTCAATAGATGGAGATAGTGCTGCGGCGATGAGATATACTGAAGCAAGGCTTACTAAGCTGTCTGTGGAAATGCTTAGAGATATAGATAAGGATACTATAGATTTTGCTCCAAACTTTGATGAAACATTAAAAGAACCAGTTGTACTGCCAAGTAAATTTCCAAATCTTTTAGTTAATGGTTCAAGCGGTATTGCTGTAGGAATGTCAACTTCAATACCACCTCACAATTTAAAAGAAGTTATTGATGCAGCTATTAAGATGATTGATGACCCTGATACAGATATTGAAGATTTAATTGGTATTATAAAAGGACCTGATTTTCCTACTGGAGCAATAATAATGGGCAAAGATAGTATAAAAGAAGCCTATAGGAAGGGTAAAGGAAGGATTACAGTAAGAGCCAAAGTGGAGATAGAAGATATAGGTAAAGGAAAACAAGCTATAATAGTTAATGAAATACCTTATCAAGTAAATAAATCAAAATTAATTGAGGGAATTGCAGAACTTGTTAAAAATAAAAAAATTGAAGGTATTACAGATTTAAGAGATGAAAGTGATAGAAGAGGTATTAGAGTAGTAATAGAGCTTAAAAAAGATGTTAATCCTAATGTTGTGCTCAATAAGTTATATAAACATTCACAACTTCAGACTACTTTTAGCATAATAATGATAGCTTTAGTTGATGGACAACCTAAATTATTGAATTTATATGATATGTTAAAATATTATTTAAAACATCAAAAAGAAGTAGTAACAAGAAGGACTAAATATGAACTTAAAAAAGCTGAAGATAGAGCTCATATATTAGAAGGTTTAAGGATAGCTTTAGATAACATAGATGCAATAATAAAATTAATAAGAAGTTCTAAAAATGTAGGTGAAGCTAAAAAAGGTTTAATGGAAAACTTTAATCTTACTGAAGTTCAAGCTGGAGCTATATTAGATATGAGGCTTCAAAAGCTTACAGGATTGGAAAGAGAAAAAATTGATTCAGAATATGAAGAACTTATAAAAAGAATAAGTAGATTTAAAGAAATATTGGCTAATGAGAGACTTTTATTAAATATAATAAAAGAAGAATTAATAGAAATAAGAGAAAAATACAAAGATGAAAGAAGAACAATGATTTCAATAAAAGAAGATGAAATAGATATAGAGGACCTTATTGCTGAAGAAGAAGTAGTTATAACATTAACTCATTTTGGATATATAAAAAGAGTTCCAGCAGATACTTATAGAAGTCAAAAAAGAGGTGGAAAAGGTATAGCTGGTCTTTCAACAAGGGAAGAAGATTTTGTTAAACATATTTTTGCAACATCAACTCACAACTATATATTATTCTTTACAAACTATGGTAAAGTATATAGATTAAAAGCTTATGAAATACCTGAAGCTAAAAGACAAGCAAAAGGAACTAATATAGTAAATCTTCTTTATTTAGAACCGGGTGAAAAGATAACAGCTGTTATACCTATAAAGAAATTTTCTAAAAAAGGTTATTTAGTTATGGTAACTAAAAAAGGTATGATTAAAAAATGCGAATTATCTCAATTTGATACATCTAGGAAGACAGGTCTTATAGCTATTAGCTTAAAAGAAGAAGATGAACTTATAAGTGTTAAAGCTACAGATGGGAATAAAGAACTCATTTTAGTTACAGCTCATGCTATGGCGATAAGATTTAGTGAAGAAGATGTGAGAAATATGGGTAGAACAGCTATGGGGGTTAAAGGAATAAATTTAAAAGATGATGATTACGTAGTTGATATGAGTTTAGTAGATGAAGGAAATGATTTATTAGTAGTGAGTGAAAAAGGATTTGGAAAGAGAACACCTTTAGAAGAATATAGAGTTCAGTCAAGAGGTGGAAAAGGTATAAAGACGTATAATATTAACGAAAAAACTGGCAAACTTGTAGGAGCTAAGGTTGTTAATGAAAATGATGATATTATGCTTATAAATACTTCGGGAATAGTTATAAGACTTGAAGTTAAAGGAATTTCACGATTGAGTAGGACTACAATGGGAGTAACATTAATGAAAGTCGATGAAAATAATAATATAGCTTCAATAGCAAAAATAACTGAAGAAATAGATGAACAGTAA
- the yaaA gene encoding S4 domain-containing protein YaaA yields MREISIKTEFIRLDQLLKYCNVVNTGGEAKILIKEGKVKVNGEVILQRGKKIRNRDVIEFNGNKIKVIYEK; encoded by the coding sequence ATGAGAGAGATTTCTATAAAAACAGAATTTATAAGATTAGATCAGCTACTGAAATACTGTAATGTAGTTAATACCGGTGGAGAAGCCAAGATATTAATAAAAGAAGGTAAGGTCAAGGTAAATGGAGAAGTTATTTTGCAAAGAGGAAAAAAAATTAGGAATAGAGATGTAATTGAATTTAATGGTAATAAAATAAAAGTAATATATGAAAAGTAA
- a CDS encoding YidC/Oxa1 family membrane protein insertase yields the protein MIARTLGTLLNLIYNLVNNYGIAIILFTVIVKLILLPLTLNQTKQTKKMQKIQPKVKELQEKYKNDKEKLNIKIMELYKEHKINPLSGCLPMLIQIPIIYGLFGALRKPEVFVFPNNPELLSKAINAPFLWLPNLVNPDVFLLGNLKLPGVLPILAAITTYLSMNQMNTGEQAQQMKVMNTVLPLMILWWGISLPAGLTLYWAVSNIFQMAQQYFLTKGVKLKEESN from the coding sequence TTGATAGCAAGGACGTTAGGGACACTACTGAATTTAATATATAACTTAGTAAATAATTATGGAATAGCTATAATATTATTTACAGTGATAGTGAAACTCATATTGTTGCCCCTTACTTTAAATCAGACAAAGCAGACTAAAAAGATGCAGAAAATTCAGCCTAAAGTAAAAGAACTTCAGGAAAAATATAAAAATGATAAAGAAAAATTAAATATTAAGATAATGGAACTTTATAAAGAACATAAAATTAATCCTCTGAGTGGATGTTTGCCGATGCTTATTCAAATACCTATAATTTATGGTTTGTTTGGTGCATTGAGGAAACCTGAGGTATTCGTTTTCCCAAATAATCCTGAGTTGCTTTCTAAGGCAATTAATGCTCCGTTTTTATGGCTACCTAATCTTGTAAATCCGGATGTATTTTTACTTGGAAATTTAAAACTTCCCGGAGTATTGCCTATATTAGCAGCAATTACTACTTATCTGTCAATGAATCAAATGAATACCGGTGAACAGGCTCAGCAGATGAAAGTTATGAATACAGTATTACCTCTTATGATTTTATGGTGGGGTATAAGTTTGCCAGCAGGTTTAACATTATATTGGGCAGTAAGTAATATATTCCAGATGGCTCAACAGTATTTTTTAACTAAAGGTGTTAAGCTTAAGGAGGAGTCAAATTAA
- the jag gene encoding RNA-binding cell elongation regulator Jag/EloR, which translates to MKFVEITDKTIAEAVSKALAELGTTRDRVEVEVIEEPSKGLFGLFGSKPAKVRVTLKEDPAEKATQFLENVLNKMGILANIKTNLKNDNLYIEIDGKDSAILIGRRGQTLDALQYLVSLVVNSGKEDYIRVILDTENYRKKREQTLIRLANKLANKVKNLKKDIKLEPMNPYERRIIHSALQNNPYVGTKSEGEEPYRRVVIFLK; encoded by the coding sequence ATGAAGTTTGTAGAAATAACAGACAAGACTATTGCTGAAGCTGTAAGTAAAGCCCTTGCTGAACTTGGCACTACTAGAGATAGAGTAGAGGTAGAAGTAATTGAAGAACCTAGTAAAGGGTTGTTTGGCTTGTTTGGTTCAAAACCAGCTAAAGTTAGAGTTACGTTAAAAGAAGACCCGGCTGAAAAGGCAACTCAATTTTTAGAAAATGTATTAAATAAAATGGGAATTTTAGCAAACATTAAAACAAATTTAAAGAATGATAATTTATATATTGAAATTGACGGAAAAGATTCTGCGATATTAATAGGAAGACGAGGACAAACTTTAGATGCATTACAGTATTTAGTGAGTTTAGTTGTAAATAGTGGAAAAGAGGATTATATAAGAGTAATATTAGATACTGAAAATTATAGAAAGAAAAGAGAGCAAACTTTGATTAGATTGGCAAATAAATTAGCAAATAAAGTTAAGAATTTGAAAAAGGATATTAAACTTGAACCAATGAATCCTTATGAGAGAAGAATTATTCATTCAGCTTTACAAAACAATCCTTATGTAGGAACAAAAAGTGAAGGAGAAGAACCTTATAGAAGGGTAGTAATCTTCTTAAAATAA
- the rpmH gene encoding 50S ribosomal protein L34 produces the protein MKRTYQPKKRQRKKEHGFRKRMRTKSGRNVLKRRRRKGRKRLTA, from the coding sequence TTGAAAAGAACTTATCAACCAAAAAAGAGACAAAGAAAAAAAGAGCATGGCTTCAGAAAGAGAATGAGAACTAAATCAGGAAGAAATGTATTAAAAAGACGTAGAAGAAAAGGTAGAAAGAGATTGACTGCTTAA
- the rnpA gene encoding ribonuclease P protein component, translating into MSEVERLKKNIDFKKVYSRGKSLADKYVVIYMAKNNLDVTRVGFTASKKVGKSVVRNRARRLIKESFRNNSKGIKKGYDLVFIARVSIKDANYKDVEKCVVRLLKRANLINS; encoded by the coding sequence ATGTCAGAAGTAGAAAGGTTAAAAAAAAATATTGATTTTAAAAAGGTTTATAGTAGGGGTAAATCTTTAGCTGATAAGTATGTAGTTATTTATATGGCAAAGAATAATCTTGATGTTACGAGAGTTGGTTTTACAGCAAGTAAAAAAGTAGGAAAGAGTGTAGTAAGAAATAGGGCAAGACGTTTAATTAAGGAGAGTTTTAGAAATAATAGTAAAGGAATAAAAAAAGGATATGATTTGGTGTTTATTGCAAGAGTTTCTATTAAAGATGCTAATTATAAAGATGTAGAAAAGTGTGTGGTTAGATTACTTAAGAGGGCAAATTTAATAAATAGTTAA
- the gyrB gene encoding DNA topoisomerase (ATP-hydrolyzing) subunit B: protein MTEKVTNQYNAEQIQVLEGLEPVRKRPGMYIGSTSSKGLHHLVEEIVDNSIDEALAGYCKNINVIINEDGSVTVEDDGRGMPVDIHPKLQKPAVEVIHTVLHAGGKFGSGGYKVSGGLHGVGASVVNALSVWFEVEVKRNGKIYYQRYERGKTVTDLKVIGETNKTGSKSTFKPDDEIFETTEFKFEVLEHRLRELAFLNKGIRINLEDKREGKEKKVVFYYEGGIKEFVKHLNKNRDPIHKNILYTESEKDGVVVELALQYTNGYSENIFTFANNINTHEGGTHLSGFKSALTRVVNDYARKNNCLKEKDDNLQGEDIREGITAIVSVKLSEPQFEGQTKTKLGNSEVRSITESITSEVVQAFLEENPSDAKIIIEKCIKAAKAREAARRARELTRRKGALDNLTLPGKLADCSERDPAKSEIFLVEGDSAGGSAKQGRDRNIQAILPLRGKIMNVEKASFVKILNYNEIRAMITAFGCGIGEEFDINKLRYHKIVIMTDADVDGAHIRTLLLTFFFRYMRPLIEKGYIYIAQPPLYKIKKGKAEYYVYSDNELEELLSKIGRNGISIQRYKGLGEMNPEQLWETTMNPETRTILQVTIDDAIAADEIFTTLMGDKVAPRREFIQQNAKYVSNLDI from the coding sequence ATGACTGAAAAAGTTACAAATCAGTATAATGCTGAGCAGATTCAAGTATTAGAGGGGTTAGAGCCTGTCAGAAAAAGACCTGGCATGTATATAGGTTCGACTAGTTCTAAAGGGCTTCATCATTTAGTTGAAGAAATAGTAGATAATAGTATAGATGAGGCTTTGGCGGGATATTGTAAAAATATTAATGTTATTATAAATGAGGATGGTTCTGTAACAGTTGAAGATGATGGAAGAGGTATGCCAGTAGATATTCATCCAAAACTACAAAAACCAGCAGTTGAAGTTATTCATACAGTGCTTCACGCAGGTGGTAAATTTGGAAGCGGTGGATATAAGGTATCAGGAGGTTTACATGGTGTAGGAGCTTCAGTAGTTAATGCTTTATCTGTTTGGTTTGAAGTAGAAGTTAAAAGAAATGGCAAGATATATTATCAGAGATATGAAAGAGGAAAGACCGTTACTGATTTAAAGGTGATTGGTGAAACGAATAAAACTGGTTCAAAGAGTACATTTAAACCAGATGACGAAATATTTGAAACTACTGAATTTAAATTTGAAGTATTAGAACATAGATTGAGGGAACTTGCATTTCTAAATAAAGGTATAAGAATTAACTTAGAAGATAAAAGAGAAGGAAAAGAAAAAAAGGTAGTATTTTATTATGAAGGCGGGATTAAAGAATTTGTAAAACATTTGAATAAAAATAGAGACCCTATTCATAAAAATATTTTATATACTGAATCTGAAAAAGATGGAGTAGTCGTAGAATTAGCACTTCAATATACAAATGGATATTCAGAAAATATATTTACATTTGCTAATAATATAAATACACATGAAGGTGGTACTCATTTAAGTGGGTTTAAAAGTGCTTTAACAAGAGTAGTTAATGATTATGCGAGAAAAAATAATTGTTTAAAAGAAAAAGATGATAATCTTCAAGGAGAAGATATAAGAGAAGGTATAACTGCAATAGTTTCAGTTAAACTTTCAGAGCCTCAATTTGAAGGACAAACTAAGACGAAACTTGGTAATAGTGAAGTAAGAAGCATAACAGAATCTATAACTTCAGAAGTTGTTCAAGCATTTTTAGAAGAAAATCCTTCAGATGCAAAGATAATTATAGAAAAGTGTATAAAGGCTGCTAAAGCTAGAGAAGCTGCAAGAAGGGCTAGAGAGCTTACGAGAAGAAAAGGAGCGCTTGATAATTTAACTTTGCCTGGAAAACTTGCTGATTGTTCAGAAAGAGACCCTGCTAAAAGTGAAATATTTCTTGTAGAGGGTGATTCTGCTGGTGGTTCTGCTAAGCAGGGTAGAGATAGAAACATACAAGCTATTTTACCACTTAGAGGTAAAATAATGAATGTAGAAAAAGCTAGTTTTGTAAAAATATTAAATTATAATGAAATAAGAGCTATGATTACAGCTTTTGGATGCGGAATAGGTGAAGAATTTGATATTAACAAATTAAGATACCATAAAATAGTAATTATGACAGATGCCGATGTAGATGGTGCCCATATTAGAACATTACTTTTGACATTTTTCTTTAGATATATGAGACCTTTAATAGAAAAGGGTTATATATATATAGCTCAACCTCCACTTTATAAGATAAAAAAGGGTAAGGCGGAATATTACGTTTATTCAGATAATGAACTTGAAGAGCTTTTAAGTAAAATAGGAAGAAATGGTATATCAATACAAAGATATAAAGGTCTTGGAGAGATGAATCCAGAGCAGCTCTGGGAGACAACCATGAATCCAGAAACTAGAACTATACTTCAAGTAACTATAGATGATGCCATAGCTGCTGATGAAATATTTACAACTCTTATGGGTGATAAAGTTGCTCCACGTAGAGAATTTATACAGCAAAATGCAAAATATGTAAGCAATTTAGATATATAA